The window ATAATTGGAAAGAAATCTAATTTTTCAACTTTAAAAATAATTATTTTAGAAACTATTGCAGCCAACTTAGGAAGTGCACTAACTCCTATGGGGAGTCCTCAAAATATCTATTTATATTCTAAATTTGCTCCAACTCCAATTGAATTTTTTAAAATTACTTTTGGTATATCTACCATTGGCCTTGTTATTTTATTACTTGTTAATTTTTTTACCTCTAAAGAGGAGTTAATTTTTGAACTTGAAACTCCTATATTCAAAAAAAATATCAATGTTTTTGTTTCAACAGCTATATTTTTCTCGGTTTTGTTAAGTATATTCTTTAAACTTCCAATTATTTATATCACAATTTTTAATATTGGGTATTTAACTTATAAAAAAGAAAATATTTTTCAAAAAATAGATTGGATTCTTTTAGCTACTTTTATTAGCTTTTTCATTTTTGTTGGAAACTTATCAAATATTGAATTAATAAGATCCTGGATGTTTAATTTATTATCTGAATCAACACAAGTTTATTTCACAGGAATTATTCTAAGTCAATTTATAAGTAATGTTCCTGCTGCAATTTTAATATCTGAATTTACAACTAAATGGAAACCTCTTTTACTAGGAGTTAATATCGGTGGTCTTGGAACTTTGATTGCTTCTTTAGCTAGTTTAATCTCATATAAACTTTATATTAGTGAATTTCCAGAAGAAAAAAGAAAGTTTTTCATTCTTTTTTCCATTTTAAATTTTTCTATTTTAATTCTTATGGGAAGCTTATTTGCATTCTTTATTTAAATAAAAAAACTAGCCTTAAGGCTAGTTTTTTTTAAAATTCTAATGATTCTCCTTGAGTTGGAAAATAATACTTTATACCATGTATATTATTCTTTAATAGTTCTTTTTTTATATTCTCTCTCGTATTTTCACTCTTTTTTAAACTAGGTTTTATATGAGTTATAACCACATTTAATCCCTTTAATGTTCCCTTACCTGAATATTTTTCTAAAACCTTAAACTCTTCATTTATCCATCTTGGTGATAGATGCCCAAATAGACCTTTATCATCTTTAGAGTTATCAAAGGATGATTCTATCATTATCGCTTTCAGTTTTTTATCTTTTATCAAAGGCCCTAAAACTTTAAAACTCTCCTCTAACCTATTACTTTTTTCCACTTTATCTGGTCCTACATCTCCATAATATACTATAAATTCACCGTTATTTTCCAATAAAAACATTGTTGATTCATAATTGCTATGACTTAACGGAAATGCAGCAACCTTTAAATTTGTACCATTTAGATCTTTAATTTTATTTGGTTCTAATACCTGATATTTATACTGATTTAATTTAAATCCCTCACCTTCATTTGAAAAATTTGGCCAAAGTTTCCAATTAAATACATTGTTTTTTAAAGTTTCAATTGTACTATTCAATCCATAAATATCCTTTGTAGTGTCTTCTGTTGATGATATTACTAATCCTGATATATGATCTAAATGTCCATGAGATATCAGATATCCTTTTATTTTCTCTCTAAAAATATATCCAATATCACTCCACTCTGTATCTTGAGGTATAGTTATATTCTTAAAACTCTCTTTTTCTAATCCTCTTTTTATTCCAGGAAGTACTGTTCCTGCATCTAAAGCTATAAAATTTTCATCATTTTTATCTCTTATAAGATATCCAGAAATATTTCCATCCATTACTCCACCGTCACTTCCCAAAGTAATAATTTGAAACCCTTCAGCATAAGATACTAATGATGAAATAAAAAAAATTGTTGATAATAATTTTTTCACTAAATCCCTCCAAAATATTATTAATAAAAATAGTATAAATTTATTTTAACATTATTAAAGGAAATTTTAAACCTAATAAGAAGAATATATCAAAGAAATTAAAGAGGTGATTTTTATGTCAAAATGTTGTAATAAATCTAAAGTTGAACTTCCTAAAACATGTGTGTGTTCTACTGAAAAAAAAGAAACTCCTCCTGCTCCAGATATATTAGATCCAAATGTTGAAGCTGAAGCAAGTGAAGTTAGAAATGAAGATGATAAGGAAAAATAATAATCAAACAATATAAAAAAGGAGCTTGAAAGCTCCCTTTTTTATATTGTTTTTAAATAGTTAGATGCATTTATTCCCGCTATTGTTCCATCTGAAACAGCTGTTGCTACCTGTCTTATATCTTTACTACAAATATCTCCAGCTGCAAATACTCCTTCAATATTAGTTTTCATTTTACTATCTGTTTTTATATATCCATTTTCTAAATCTATATTTTTATAATTTTCTGTATTAGGAATTGCACCTGCATATACAAATATTCCTGCCCCTTTACATTCAATCTCTTTTTTATTTTTTGTTTTTTCATCTGTTATTTCTATGCTTTCAATTTCATCTTTTCCATTTATTTTTGTTAATCTAGAGTGCAAATATAATTTTACATTCTCTAACTTTTCTAATTTATTTTTAAATTCTGCTATTGTTCCTAATACCTCTTCAAAGTGTATTATTGATAACTCTTTTGCAAATTGTGCCAGATAAATTGCTTCTTTTATAGCACCATCAGCACCTCCAACTACAAATATATTTTTTCCCACATAGTTTTTTCCTTCTTTCCAAGGATTCGAACATATGCCTTTCCCAACTAATTCATTCTCTCCTAAAGCTCCCAATTTTCTTGGTGTTGTTCCATTTGCTAAAACTATTACTCTCGTAAAATATACCTCACCTGATTTTGTTATCACTTTTTTCAATAAATTTTCTGTATCTAAGTTTAAAACTTCTTGTTTTAAAACCTCTATATTATATACTTTTAATTGCTTTTCTAGTTTTTCTTTAAATGATTCACCAGTTTCATAATTATCTACAGATAAATAGTGTGTCACTGAAGAAACTTTTCCAATTGTCCCTCCAATTTCATTTTTTTCTAAAATTATAGGATTGTATCCACGACTTGCAATATATACTGCTGCACTAACTCCTGCAGGTCCACCTCCAATTACTATTGCATCATAGATTTTTTTTGTTTCATTTACCATTTTCAACACTTCCTTATTAGCTGTTTTATAAAAATTTATAATATCTATAATTATTTATATCACTTTTTGAACTTGTAGTCAACTTTTTGTTGTTATAACTTTTTAATAATATAGATCGATTATGTTTATTTCACTAGTACTGTTTACTCTATATGGTATTAACCATGAACTAAAACCTGCGCTTACTATTGTATGAGTTATTCCAAATTTTTTATACCCATGATAATTTTTATACATTTTTTTTACTATTAAATTATAAGGAAAAAATTGTCCCCTATGTGTATGCCCACACAATTCTAAGTCAATCCTATTAACAATAGCTTCCGATATTGAATTTGGGTTATGATCTAATAAAATTATTGGTAAATCAGTATTTACCTTTTTTTTCAAGTATGCTATTTTTTTTCTTTTCTTATTTGTAATATCATCTCTTCCTATAATATTTATTCCCTCAATTTTTAAAATATCATCCCTTAATATTTTTATTCCTAACGATTCTATATATTTTATATTCTCATCTATTCCACCATGATATTCATGATTCCCTAAAATAGCATACATACCATATTTCGGCTCTATTTCTCTAAAGCTAGAAGAAAAATCGGCTTTTATATCTTTACAACTAAAATCTACTAAATCTCCTCCTATTAAAAGAATATCTGGCTCTTCTTCTGCCATTCTTTTTAGTGAGATTTCTATATTATCTTTATTTGTAAGCGCAGATAAATGTACATCTGATATAAATGCTATTCTTATTTTTTTCCCAGTTTTATATTTTTCTAGTTGGATATCATTTTTTATAACTCTCGCTATGGAAAAATTATAATATGCATATATAAAAAATACTGGCAATACTATAAAAGCTATCGTCATTATATTTAAATTACTTAATCTATAAAAATAGTTCACCACACCTAATATAATTAATAAAAAAAATATATAATGAGTTATAAATATATAATTACCTATAAATCTACCTAAAAATATATTTCTTCTAAAAAAAGTTCTTCTAATATAAAATATTGGTAAAATTGCTATTAAAAATATAAAATTTATTAAAAGTAAGTGTTCCATAATTTCTCCTTATAGAAAATGACTAACAAAAGCTTTAAGTCCCATTAAAACTAATATTCCTCCTCCTAAATACTCTGTTTTATAACTTATTAAGTGTCCTATTTTATGACCTAAATATACTCCTATAGAAGCTATTAAAAAAGTTATTATTCCTATTATTTCTATGGAATAATATATATTTAAGTTTGGAACTAAAGAAAATGAAAATCCCACAGCTAAGGCATCGATACTTGTTGCAAATCCCAATAGAAATAGATTTGAAGCCATATCACATTTTCCTTCTACTTCACACTCTTGTTCTTTCCAGCCATCATAAATCATTTTCCCACCAACAAACAATAGTAATATTGTTGTTATTATATAATCATATTGTGATATTTTTTCAGAAAAAACACCACCTATTCTCCATCCTATATACGGCATTAAAGCTTGAAATCCTCCAAATATAAATGCAATTTTAAAGATATTCCTTTTTTTTAGTTTTTTCATTGCTAGTCCCTCTGTTAAAGATACTGCAAAGGCATCCATAGCTAGTCCTATCGATATTAATACTAATGATAATATATCCATTATTTTCCTCCAATAAAATTTTTTCAATTTTTATATTATACATTTTCTTTTATTTTTTCTCAATTCCTTTAATAAAAAAGAAGAGAACTTTTTCTCTTCTTAATTAATTTAAACTATTAAATTTAAAATAGATAACCCACCAATTATCCACAAAGTTAAATTTATTTTTTTTAGTTCTCCTGCCGCTATATGAGTTATAATATATGAGACAAATCCAAAACTTAATCCAATACTAATGCTATAAGTTAACGGCATCATAACTATTGTTATAAAAGCTGGGATAGCTAATTTCATATCTGAAAAGTCTATATTTCCTATAGATTTAAACATAAATACTCCTACTAATACTAGAGCAGGAGCAGATGCATATCCTGGTACTACTCCAACTAAAGGCGTAAATAATAAAGCTAATAAAAATAGTACACTTGTAACAATAGAAGCTAATCCAGTCCTAGCTCCAGCTGAAATCCCTGCAGCTGATTCTGCAAAAGATGTCACTGTACTTGTTCCTAACATTGCTCCTATTAACGTTGACGAAACATCAACTTGAAGCATTCTTTTTAATCCTTTAGCTCCTTCATCACCTTGAACTAGCCCCATATTCTTATAGCAAGCCATCATAAATCCTAATGAATCAAAAAGATCTATAAACATAAATGAAAATATCGAACCTATTAATGAAATTTTTAATGCACCCAATATATTTACTTTCATAAAAATTGGATTTATTGATGGAGGCATAGATATAAAAGATTTTGGAACTTCAACAATCCCTAAAACCATTCCAATAATTGTTGTTATTGCTATGCTTACTAAAATACCCCCTCTTATTTTTTTTATTTCACATATAGCCATTATTGCTAAACCTAAAATACCTAAGACTGTAGGAATTGAAAAGTCTCCCAAGCCAACAAATGTAGCATCATTTGCAACAATTATTCCCATATTTTTTAAACCTATAAATGCTATAAATAATCCTATTCCAGAAGTAGCTGCTGTTGAAACTACACTAGGTATAGCATTAGCTATTTTTTCTCTAATTCCACCTAATGTCATAATTAGAAAAAATAACCCTGATATAAAAACAACACCTAATGCATCTTCCCAAGAAACTCCTTGCCCTAAAACTAAAGTATAAGTAAAAAACGCATTTAATCCCATACCAGGAGCTAGAGCAAATGGTGCATTTGCCCAAAATGCTGCTATTCCAGTTCCAATTGCAGTAGCTAAACATGTAACTGTTATTAGTGCTCCTTTATCCATTCCAGTTGCAGATAAAATTGCAGGATTTACAAATACTATATAAGCCATTGTTAAAAATGTTGTAAGCCCACCTAAAACTTCTGTTTTTATTGAACTCCCTCTTTCCTCAACTTTAAAAATTTTCTCTAATATATCCAATGAACTATTTCTTTTTATTACTATTTTTTCCACTTTGTAACCCTCCAATTATATTATATCTATTACAGGAAATCTATTTGGTAAAATTATATTTGCTTTATTTTTAATCTCTTTAGATTTTCTATTTATCTCTTCAATTAATTTTTTTTCATTTAAAACTAAAATCTCTCTCTCCCTCATTAACCATTTTCCATTACACATTGTGGATTCAACATTTTCACTAGACATTGTATAAACAATATTGGCTATTGGATCATGAAGTGGTAAAGAATGAATTGTATTTGGATTTAAAATTATTAAGTCAGCTTTCTTTCCGGCTTCTAAACTTCCTATTTCATTTTCTAACAATGCACATTTAGCACCATTTATAGTTGCCATTTCCAACACTTGTTCTGCTG of the Cetobacterium sp. NK01 genome contains:
- a CDS encoding NAD(P)/FAD-dependent oxidoreductase; amino-acid sequence: MVNETKKIYDAIVIGGGPAGVSAAVYIASRGYNPIILEKNEIGGTIGKVSSVTHYLSVDNYETGESFKEKLEKQLKVYNIEVLKQEVLNLDTENLLKKVITKSGEVYFTRVIVLANGTTPRKLGALGENELVGKGICSNPWKEGKNYVGKNIFVVGGADGAIKEAIYLAQFAKELSIIHFEEVLGTIAEFKNKLEKLENVKLYLHSRLTKINGKDEIESIEITDEKTKNKKEIECKGAGIFVYAGAIPNTENYKNIDLENGYIKTDSKMKTNIEGVFAAGDICSKDIRQVATAVSDGTIAGINASNYLKTI
- a CDS encoding manganese efflux pump MntP family protein — translated: MDILSLVLISIGLAMDAFAVSLTEGLAMKKLKKRNIFKIAFIFGGFQALMPYIGWRIGGVFSEKISQYDYIITTILLLFVGGKMIYDGWKEQECEVEGKCDMASNLFLLGFATSIDALAVGFSFSLVPNLNIYYSIEIIGIITFLIASIGVYLGHKIGHLISYKTEYLGGGILVLMGLKAFVSHFL
- a CDS encoding MBL fold metallo-hydrolase; the protein is MKKLLSTIFFISSLVSYAEGFQIITLGSDGGVMDGNISGYLIRDKNDENFIALDAGTVLPGIKRGLEKESFKNITIPQDTEWSDIGYIFREKIKGYLISHGHLDHISGLVISSTEDTTKDIYGLNSTIETLKNNVFNWKLWPNFSNEGEGFKLNQYKYQVLEPNKIKDLNGTNLKVAAFPLSHSNYESTMFLLENNGEFIVYYGDVGPDKVEKSNRLEESFKVLGPLIKDKKLKAIMIESSFDNSKDDKGLFGHLSPRWINEEFKVLEKYSGKGTLKGLNVVITHIKPSLKKSENTRENIKKELLKNNIHGIKYYFPTQGESLEF
- a CDS encoding NCS2 family permease, giving the protein MDILEKIFKVEERGSSIKTEVLGGLTTFLTMAYIVFVNPAILSATGMDKGALITVTCLATAIGTGIAAFWANAPFALAPGMGLNAFFTYTLVLGQGVSWEDALGVVFISGLFFLIMTLGGIREKIANAIPSVVSTAATSGIGLFIAFIGLKNMGIIVANDATFVGLGDFSIPTVLGILGLAIMAICEIKKIRGGILVSIAITTIIGMVLGIVEVPKSFISMPPSINPIFMKVNILGALKISLIGSIFSFMFIDLFDSLGFMMACYKNMGLVQGDEGAKGLKRMLQVDVSSTLIGAMLGTSTVTSFAESAAGISAGARTGLASIVTSVLFLLALLFTPLVGVVPGYASAPALVLVGVFMFKSIGNIDFSDMKLAIPAFITIVMMPLTYSISIGLSFGFVSYIITHIAAGELKKINLTLWIIGGLSILNLIV
- a CDS encoding metallophosphoesterase, translating into MEHLLLINFIFLIAILPIFYIRRTFFRRNIFLGRFIGNYIFITHYIFFLLIILGVVNYFYRLSNLNIMTIAFIVLPVFFIYAYYNFSIARVIKNDIQLEKYKTGKKIRIAFISDVHLSALTNKDNIEISLKRMAEEEPDILLIGGDLVDFSCKDIKADFSSSFREIEPKYGMYAILGNHEYHGGIDENIKYIESLGIKILRDDILKIEGINIIGRDDITNKKRKKIAYLKKKVNTDLPIILLDHNPNSISEAIVNRIDLELCGHTHRGQFFPYNLIVKKMYKNYHGYKKFGITHTIVSAGFSSWLIPYRVNSTSEINIIDLYY
- a CDS encoding SLC13 family permease; the encoded protein is MNLNKFLLINLFSKLKSESLFLIATFFAIITSFIILPKFSYIDTHVLMILFNLMVVVELYKKENVLDFIAINFLKKYNSQRIICAALIILVFFFSMFLTNDVALITFIPLTIIIGKKSNFSTLKIIILETIAANLGSALTPMGSPQNIYLYSKFAPTPIEFFKITFGISTIGLVILLLVNFFTSKEELIFELETPIFKKNINVFVSTAIFFSVLLSIFFKLPIIYITIFNIGYLTYKKENIFQKIDWILLATFISFFIFVGNLSNIELIRSWMFNLLSESTQVYFTGIILSQFISNVPAAILISEFTTKWKPLLLGVNIGGLGTLIASLASLISYKLYISEFPEEKRKFFILFSILNFSILILMGSLFAFFI